In one window of Streptomyces sp. FXJ1.172 DNA:
- a CDS encoding TerD family protein has translation MGFFDGLLGARLTEFDSGEAATGSIQLTGRHHTVSLTKQGAATGNLRVNLTWRMRTSDFDVNQRASLFRHPFRALKPPEVLGHGQSMVNVDLDLGCLYELTDGTKGVVQPLGNLLGDVNAPPYIKLSGDDRFGSASGETMYVNLDHRDDIKRLLVFVYIYDQTPAFDRTHAIVTLYPSNGPRIEIGLDERHPQARSCAVVMIENVKGELVVRREVKFVYGFQGELDRLYGWGLQWGRGYKTIDR, from the coding sequence ATGGGGTTCTTCGACGGGCTGCTGGGTGCGCGGCTCACCGAATTCGACTCGGGCGAGGCCGCGACCGGCTCCATCCAGCTCACCGGGCGGCACCACACCGTGTCGCTCACCAAACAGGGCGCGGCCACGGGCAACCTGCGCGTCAACCTGACCTGGCGGATGCGCACCTCCGACTTCGACGTCAACCAGCGCGCCAGCCTCTTCCGGCACCCCTTCAGGGCCCTCAAGCCGCCGGAGGTGCTCGGACACGGCCAGAGCATGGTCAACGTCGACCTCGACCTCGGCTGCCTGTACGAGCTGACCGACGGCACCAAGGGGGTCGTCCAGCCGCTGGGGAACCTGCTCGGAGACGTCAACGCCCCGCCGTACATCAAGCTCAGCGGCGACGACCGGTTCGGCTCGGCGTCCGGCGAGACCATGTACGTCAACCTCGACCACCGCGACGACATCAAACGTCTGCTGGTCTTCGTCTACATCTACGACCAGACCCCGGCCTTCGACCGGACCCACGCCATCGTCACGCTGTACCCCAGCAACGGCCCCCGCATCGAGATAGGCCTCGACGAACGCCACCCCCAGGCCCGCTCCTGCGCGGTCGTCATGATCGAGAACGTGAAGGGCGAGCTGGTCGTCCGCCGCGAGGTGAAGTTCGTGTACGGCTTCCAGGGGGAGCTGGACCGGCTGTACGGGTGGGGGCTGCAGTGGGGGCGGGGCTACAAGACCATCGACCGCTGA
- a CDS encoding TerD family protein, whose amino-acid sequence MTHAMLKGSNVPLEATTVRAVLRWTPGQGVPDVDASALLLGPDGRVRSDEDFVFYNQPRHPSGKVWRLGKKRVAEGLTDTIQSDLAGVEPDVGRILLVASADGVTFDQVPALCILLYDALADGEPLAHFEIKPETGAETALICGELYRRGEGWKFRALGEGYQDGLKGLATDFGISVDESAEGAEPEPAVSQPLPPEQPTAAVPQQPPAYGYPQPASAPSAYGYPQTPPQPVPVPVGPADPNFRLPPQGPQFVGR is encoded by the coding sequence ATGACGCACGCCATGCTGAAGGGGTCGAACGTCCCGCTGGAAGCCACCACGGTCCGCGCCGTGCTGCGCTGGACTCCCGGGCAGGGGGTTCCGGACGTGGACGCCTCGGCGCTGCTGCTGGGCCCCGACGGCCGTGTGCGCTCCGACGAGGACTTCGTCTTCTACAACCAGCCCCGGCATCCGTCGGGAAAGGTGTGGCGCCTGGGCAAGAAGCGGGTCGCCGAGGGGCTGACCGACACGATCCAGTCAGACCTCGCGGGCGTCGAGCCGGACGTCGGGCGGATCCTGCTGGTCGCCTCCGCCGACGGCGTCACCTTCGACCAGGTGCCGGCGCTGTGCATCCTGCTGTACGACGCGCTCGCCGACGGGGAGCCGCTGGCCCATTTCGAGATCAAGCCGGAGACCGGCGCGGAGACGGCGCTGATCTGCGGTGAGCTGTACCGGCGCGGGGAGGGCTGGAAGTTCCGCGCGCTGGGCGAGGGGTACCAGGACGGGCTGAAGGGGCTCGCGACCGACTTCGGCATCTCGGTGGACGAGTCGGCGGAGGGGGCGGAGCCGGAGCCCGCGGTGTCCCAGCCGCTGCCTCCCGAGCAGCCGACGGCCGCTGTACCTCAGCAGCCGCCCGCGTACGGCTATCCGCAGCCGGCGTCGGCTCCGTCGGCCTACGGGTACCCCCAGACCCCGCCGCAGCCCGTGCCGGTGCCGGTGGGACCGGCGGACCCGAACTTCCGGCTGCCGCCGCAGGGGCCTCAGTTCGTCGGGCGCTGA
- a CDS encoding HpcH/HpaI aldolase/citrate lyase family protein, with protein sequence MRHFGHIAPEVRQRLFHREPCVFTADSPARLLAAALGATLYSPATRPRLADDIVKQAGNGVISMVLCLEDSIDDADVVAGEENLVGQFADLADLAARPGTEPPLLFIRVRAPEQIPDLVRRLGPSARLLSGFVLPKFTEERGIPFLEALTAAEAESGRRLFAMPVLESPELLYRESRVDTLEGIFRAVDKYRDRVLALRLGVTDFCSSYGLRRAPDMTAYDVQVVASVIADVVNMLGRADGTGFTVTGPVWEYFRVSERMFKPQLRQSPFLEVQAVGLREKLIEHAMDGLLREISLDHANGLLGKTCIHPSHVLPVHALSVVSHEEYSDAQDILRPERGGGGVLRSAYTNKMNEVKPHRAWAERTLQRAEAFGVAHEDVGFVELLAAGIPGIPE encoded by the coding sequence ATGCGTCATTTCGGGCACATCGCCCCCGAGGTGCGGCAGCGCCTCTTCCACCGGGAGCCGTGCGTGTTCACCGCCGACTCTCCGGCCCGGCTGCTCGCCGCCGCTCTCGGCGCCACCCTGTACAGTCCGGCCACCCGGCCGCGGCTCGCCGACGACATCGTCAAACAGGCCGGGAACGGCGTGATCTCGATGGTGCTGTGCCTGGAGGACTCGATCGACGACGCGGACGTCGTCGCCGGCGAGGAGAACCTCGTCGGGCAGTTCGCCGACCTCGCCGACCTCGCCGCCCGGCCCGGCACCGAGCCGCCGCTGCTGTTCATCCGGGTCCGCGCCCCCGAGCAGATCCCCGACCTCGTCCGGCGCCTCGGCCCGTCCGCGCGGCTGCTGTCGGGATTCGTGCTGCCCAAGTTCACCGAGGAACGCGGCATCCCGTTCCTGGAGGCCCTGACCGCCGCCGAGGCCGAGAGCGGGCGCCGGCTGTTCGCCATGCCCGTCCTGGAGTCCCCCGAGCTGCTCTACCGCGAGTCCCGCGTGGACACCCTCGAGGGCATCTTCCGCGCGGTCGACAAATACCGCGACCGGGTGCTGGCGCTGCGTCTCGGCGTCACCGACTTCTGCTCCTCCTACGGCCTGCGCCGCGCCCCCGACATGACTGCCTACGACGTCCAGGTCGTCGCCTCCGTGATCGCCGACGTCGTGAACATGCTGGGCCGGGCCGACGGCACCGGATTCACCGTGACCGGGCCCGTGTGGGAGTACTTCCGGGTCTCCGAGCGCATGTTCAAGCCACAGCTGCGGCAGAGCCCCTTCCTGGAGGTGCAGGCCGTCGGGCTGCGCGAGAAGCTGATCGAGCACGCCATGGACGGACTGCTGCGGGAGATCTCCCTCGACCACGCCAACGGCCTGCTCGGCAAGACCTGCATCCACCCCTCCCATGTGCTGCCCGTCCACGCGCTGTCCGTGGTCAGCCACGAGGAGTACAGCGACGCCCAGGACATCCTGCGGCCGGAGCGCGGCGGCGGGGGCGTGCTCAGGTCGGCCTACACGAACAAGATGAACGAGGTGAAGCCCCATCGCGCCTGGGCCGAGCGGACCCTGCAGCGCGCCGAGGCGTTCGGTGTGGCCCACGAGGACGTCGGCTTCGTGGAGCTGCTCGCCGCCGGAATACCGGGAATACCGGAATAA
- a CDS encoding phosphoribosyltransferase: MKNAVNDGVWSGSWVAQRLGVELAGDDGLRAMLGLALRRNPKRAHLLVSNVLGKHVPQSPAVVYDYGHRLGRRVFALLGEAQAVGAVVLGYAETATGLGHAVADGLGTAPYLHSTRRPVAGVARAGGFEESHSHATSHLLLPEDPALLAGAGPLVLVDDEFSTGNTVLNTIRDLHERYPRERYVVVALVDMRSAGDVGRMERFATEIGARVDLIAAASGVVRLPSDVLEKGRQLVAQHESAGCGSDAAARAHTARPHDVPPRAPEVLSLDLRWPGGLPDGGRHGFTPAHRARLEAALPAMAARLRDALPPGARRVLVLGSEELMYAPLRLARQLEQETGAEVCFSTTTRSPVLAVDDPGYAIRTRLVFPAHDDPADGPGERYAYNVAGGGFDCVVAVVDSAGDTPALHAPGGLLARLAAHTPHVLLAVVPSYVPEPQHAPERPAMLPEPLRGPAFSSYAPEEVGWLLQDLSEVTLEAPTEEREEAIQSGGAHYAESLPVEYQPSEQYQQLFHAALDTSAARIAQAVGVVTETVLAERSPRPVLVSLARAGTPVGILMRRWAQFRHGLDLPHYAVSIVRGRGIDANALRWLAAHHDPHDVVFVDGWTGKGAITRELAQAVEEFEKAEGVSGFDPEIAVLADPGSCVRTYGTREDFLIPSACLNSTVSGLISRTVLRADLVGPDDFHGAKFYRDLAGSDVSVAFLDAVCARFPEVADTVDTAVKELMAEDRTPTWAGWQAVERISEEHGIHDVNLVKPGVGETTRVLLRRVPWKILARKGAGADLDHVRLLAGQRGVPVEEVGELPYTCVGLIHPQYTRGATGADGRAVNV; encoded by the coding sequence ATGAAGAACGCAGTGAACGACGGGGTCTGGTCCGGCAGTTGGGTCGCGCAGCGGCTCGGGGTCGAACTTGCGGGAGACGACGGCCTGCGGGCCATGCTCGGGCTCGCGCTGCGGCGCAACCCCAAGCGGGCCCATCTGCTGGTGTCGAACGTCCTCGGCAAGCATGTGCCGCAGTCGCCGGCGGTGGTGTACGACTACGGCCACCGTCTGGGCCGGCGGGTCTTCGCGCTGCTCGGCGAGGCGCAGGCCGTCGGCGCCGTGGTCCTGGGCTATGCCGAGACCGCGACCGGGCTGGGCCACGCGGTGGCCGACGGTCTCGGTACGGCGCCGTATCTGCACTCCACACGGCGGCCGGTGGCCGGGGTCGCCCGGGCGGGCGGCTTCGAGGAGTCGCATTCGCATGCCACGTCCCACCTGCTGCTGCCGGAGGATCCCGCGCTGCTGGCCGGTGCCGGTCCGCTCGTCCTGGTCGACGACGAGTTCTCCACCGGCAACACCGTGCTGAACACCATCCGTGATCTGCACGAGCGGTATCCGCGGGAGCGGTATGTGGTGGTCGCCCTGGTCGACATGCGGTCGGCCGGGGACGTCGGCCGGATGGAACGGTTCGCCACGGAGATCGGCGCGCGGGTGGACCTGATCGCCGCCGCGTCCGGGGTCGTACGGCTGCCGTCGGACGTGCTGGAGAAGGGGCGGCAACTGGTGGCTCAGCACGAGTCCGCCGGATGCGGGTCCGACGCGGCTGCCCGCGCCCACACGGCGCGGCCGCATGACGTCCCGCCCCGCGCCCCCGAGGTGCTGTCGCTCGACTTGCGCTGGCCGGGGGGCCTTCCCGACGGCGGGCGTCATGGCTTCACGCCCGCCCACCGGGCCCGCCTGGAAGCCGCGCTGCCCGCCATGGCCGCCCGCCTGCGCGATGCCCTGCCCCCCGGTGCCCGGCGCGTCCTCGTCCTCGGCTCCGAGGAGCTGATGTACGCCCCGCTGCGCCTCGCCCGGCAGCTGGAGCAGGAGACCGGCGCGGAGGTGTGTTTCTCGACCACCACCCGCTCTCCCGTCCTCGCGGTGGACGACCCCGGGTACGCGATCCGTACCCGCCTGGTCTTCCCCGCCCACGACGACCCGGCCGACGGCCCCGGCGAGCGCTACGCCTACAACGTCGCGGGCGGCGGCTTCGACTGCGTCGTAGCAGTGGTCGACTCGGCCGGCGACACCCCGGCCCTGCACGCCCCCGGCGGTCTGCTCGCCCGACTCGCCGCCCACACCCCGCACGTCCTGCTCGCGGTCGTCCCGTCCTACGTCCCCGAGCCCCAGCACGCTCCCGAAAGGCCGGCCATGCTGCCCGAGCCCCTCCGCGGCCCCGCATTCTCCTCGTACGCGCCCGAGGAGGTCGGCTGGCTGCTCCAGGACCTCTCCGAGGTGACCCTGGAGGCGCCGACCGAGGAGCGGGAGGAGGCCATCCAGAGCGGCGGGGCGCACTACGCCGAGTCGCTGCCCGTGGAGTACCAGCCCAGCGAGCAGTACCAGCAGCTGTTCCACGCGGCCCTCGACACCTCCGCCGCCCGGATCGCGCAGGCCGTCGGGGTCGTGACGGAGACGGTGCTCGCCGAGCGGTCGCCGCGTCCGGTGCTGGTGTCGCTGGCCCGGGCGGGCACGCCGGTCGGCATCCTGATGCGCCGCTGGGCGCAGTTCCGGCACGGCCTCGACCTGCCGCACTACGCCGTGTCGATCGTGCGCGGCCGGGGCATCGACGCGAACGCGCTGCGCTGGCTGGCCGCCCACCACGACCCCCACGACGTCGTGTTCGTCGACGGCTGGACGGGCAAGGGGGCCATCACTCGCGAACTCGCCCAGGCCGTCGAGGAGTTCGAGAAGGCGGAGGGGGTCAGCGGCTTCGATCCGGAGATCGCCGTCCTCGCCGACCCGGGCTCCTGCGTGCGCACCTACGGCACCCGCGAGGACTTCCTCATCCCCTCCGCCTGCCTCAACTCCACGGTCTCCGGCCTGATCTCACGTACGGTGCTGCGTGCCGACCTGGTCGGACCGGACGACTTCCACGGCGCCAAGTTCTACCGCGACCTGGCCGGCTCCGACGTCTCCGTGGCTTTCCTCGACGCCGTCTGTGCCCGCTTCCCCGAGGTCGCCGACACCGTGGACACGGCGGTCAAGGAGCTGATGGCCGAGGACCGCACCCCCACCTGGGCGGGCTGGCAGGCGGTGGAGCGGATCAGCGAGGAGCACGGCATCCACGACGTGAACCTCGTCAAGCCCGGCGTCGGCGAGACCACCCGGGTGCTGCTGCGCCGGGTGCCCTGGAAGATCCTGGCCCGGAAGGGGGCCGGGGCCGACCTGGACCACGTCCGCCTGCTCGCCGGGCAGCGCGGGGTGCCGGTCGAGGAGGTGGGCGAACTGCCGTACACCTGCGTCGGGTTGATCCACCCCCAGTACACTCGCGGTGCCACGGGTGCCGACGGCAGGGCGGTGAACGTCTGA
- a CDS encoding HAD family hydrolase: protein MPVLVASDLDRTLIYSSAALALTMPDPRAPRLLCVEVHEARPLSYMTETAARLLTDLGDTAVFVPTTTRTRKQYQRINLPGPPPKYAICANGGHLLVDGVTDAGWHAGVQARLADECAPLAQVREHLMRTADPAWVRKHRVAEDLFAYLVVERDLLPDGWVKELAVWAEPRGWTVSLQGRKIYAVPKPLTKSAAVHEVARRTGADLTLAAGDSLLDADLLLAADRGWRPGHGELADTGWTAPEISALPERGVLAGERIVREFLRAARQA from the coding sequence ATGCCGGTGCTGGTGGCGAGCGACCTCGACCGTACGCTGATCTACTCCTCGGCGGCCCTCGCGCTGACCATGCCGGATCCCCGGGCGCCCCGGCTGCTGTGCGTGGAGGTGCACGAGGCCAGGCCGCTGTCGTACATGACCGAGACGGCCGCCCGGCTGCTGACCGACCTCGGGGACACGGCCGTCTTCGTGCCGACGACCACCCGGACTCGCAAGCAGTACCAGCGGATCAACCTGCCCGGCCCGCCCCCGAAGTACGCGATCTGCGCCAACGGCGGCCATCTGCTGGTCGACGGGGTCACCGACGCCGGCTGGCACGCGGGCGTGCAGGCGCGGCTGGCCGACGAGTGCGCGCCGCTGGCTCAGGTGCGCGAGCATCTGATGCGGACCGCCGACCCGGCGTGGGTGCGCAAGCACCGGGTCGCCGAGGACCTGTTCGCCTACCTCGTCGTCGAGCGCGACCTGCTGCCCGACGGCTGGGTGAAGGAGCTGGCGGTGTGGGCGGAGCCGCGGGGCTGGACGGTCTCGCTCCAGGGCCGCAAGATCTACGCCGTGCCGAAGCCGCTCACCAAGAGCGCGGCCGTCCACGAGGTCGCCCGCCGCACCGGCGCGGACCTCACCCTGGCGGCCGGCGACTCCCTCCTGGACGCCGACCTCCTCCTGGCCGCCGACAGGGGCTGGCGGCCGGGGCACGGCGAACTGGCGGACACCGGCTGGACGGCCCCGGAGATCAGCGCGCTGCCGGAGCGGGGGGTCCTGGCGGGCGAGCGGATCGTGCGGGAGTTCCTGAGGGCTGCCAGGCAGGCCTAG
- a CDS encoding FmdB family zinc ribbon protein, with translation MPRYEYRCRTCGDTFELNRPMAESAAPATCPAGHDDTVKLLSAVAVGGTAAQAPAAGGGGGGGCCGGGCCG, from the coding sequence ATGCCTCGCTACGAGTACCGCTGCCGGACCTGCGGCGACACGTTCGAACTGAACCGGCCCATGGCGGAGTCCGCCGCCCCCGCGACGTGCCCCGCGGGCCATGACGACACGGTGAAGCTGCTGTCCGCCGTGGCGGTGGGAGGCACGGCCGCACAGGCCCCCGCGGCCGGCGGTGGCGGCGGGGGCGGCTGCTGCGGCGGAGGGTGCTGCGGCTAG
- a CDS encoding transglycosylase domain-containing protein — MQLRVPAPPEPPVRSSRSERRRSARTPAWRRATATAAATARRLLAPLAPYARRLAPYARRLKPVYPRPGRTGWRRWIPSWRQWIGALFASFGLLGAFLVTAYAMTDIPGNLNTYATQQDNVYFWSDGTPMARTGWVQRQAMPLKDIPQDVRWAVLAAENETFYTDPGVSLRGLTRALWQTVGEGYTAGGSTITQQYVKNVYLNQNQTVTRKFTEAMIALKLDNKMSKDQILEGYLNTSWFGRGTYGIQRAAQAYYGKDVSKLNVSEAAMLAGLLKGAGLYDPTLGQANHQRAVERWKWILDRMVKIHKLTPQERAKYTTFPEPLKNNPLYNTGAQSDYLVELASQYAKKAGHLTDQQFDLGGYQIYTTFDRRREQALTDAVTKARKQAKRDHPAVAKDAHYGAASVAADGRILAVYGGPDHRTQGYNESNAATVPAGTAFLPFVYAAGLEHGVHKTRGGPATPVTPESVYDGDDNIPVVTPEGPYWDRSGKKVAAHNDGGRSYGKITLRQALAQSVNTPFMQLGMDTGLDKVRQTAEASGLLSDSIGPQVPALSLGSSTPSAIRMASGYATFAADGTHTEPYSVRRITRNGALVDLNTPDATRAIGVQVARDITDALADSYRLAHPATAAARPGTAAKAGTATAGTTAGTAAGKDTAGKDIAAWYAGTADSVSTAVVVYRMDLAKSLAPLPLEGLAGTSTDNVPYNLWAAALGLG, encoded by the coding sequence ATGCAACTGCGCGTGCCCGCCCCGCCGGAACCGCCCGTGCGCAGCAGCCGGTCGGAGCGCCGGCGCAGTGCGCGTACCCCCGCGTGGCGGCGCGCCACGGCCACGGCCGCCGCCACGGCCCGCCGTCTGCTCGCGCCCCTGGCGCCGTACGCTCGCCGCCTCGCGCCCTACGCGCGCCGTCTGAAACCCGTCTATCCCCGACCCGGCCGGACCGGCTGGCGTCGCTGGATACCCTCCTGGCGCCAGTGGATCGGCGCCCTCTTCGCCTCCTTCGGGCTGCTCGGCGCCTTCCTCGTCACGGCGTACGCGATGACGGACATACCCGGCAACCTCAACACGTACGCCACCCAGCAGGACAACGTGTACTTCTGGTCCGACGGGACCCCGATGGCCCGTACGGGCTGGGTGCAGCGGCAGGCGATGCCGCTGAAGGACATACCCCAGGACGTCCGCTGGGCGGTGCTGGCGGCGGAGAACGAGACCTTCTACACGGACCCGGGCGTGTCCCTGCGCGGCCTCACGCGCGCCCTGTGGCAGACCGTGGGCGAGGGGTACACCGCCGGTGGCTCCACCATCACCCAGCAGTACGTCAAGAACGTCTACCTCAACCAGAACCAGACGGTCACCCGCAAGTTCACCGAGGCGATGATCGCCCTCAAGCTCGACAACAAGATGAGCAAGGACCAGATCCTCGAGGGCTATCTCAACACCAGCTGGTTCGGCCGGGGCACGTACGGCATCCAGCGCGCCGCGCAGGCCTACTACGGCAAGGACGTCAGCAAGCTCAACGTGTCCGAGGCGGCCATGCTCGCGGGCCTGCTCAAGGGCGCCGGGCTGTACGACCCCACGCTCGGCCAGGCCAACCACCAACGGGCCGTGGAGCGCTGGAAGTGGATCCTCGACCGCATGGTCAAGATCCACAAGCTGACCCCGCAGGAGCGGGCGAAGTACACGACGTTCCCCGAGCCGCTGAAGAACAACCCGCTGTACAACACCGGTGCGCAGAGCGACTACCTGGTGGAACTGGCCTCGCAGTACGCCAAGAAGGCCGGACACCTGACGGACCAGCAGTTCGACCTGGGCGGCTACCAGATCTACACGACGTTCGACCGCAGGCGCGAGCAGGCCCTCACCGACGCCGTCACCAAGGCCCGCAAGCAGGCGAAGCGGGACCACCCGGCCGTGGCGAAGGACGCCCACTACGGGGCCGCCTCGGTGGCCGCCGACGGCCGGATCCTCGCGGTCTACGGCGGCCCGGACCACCGTACGCAGGGCTACAACGAGTCCAACGCGGCCACCGTCCCGGCCGGCACCGCCTTCCTGCCCTTCGTCTACGCCGCCGGACTGGAGCACGGCGTCCACAAGACGCGCGGCGGGCCCGCCACCCCCGTCACCCCCGAGAGCGTCTACGACGGCGACGACAACATTCCCGTCGTGACCCCCGAGGGGCCGTACTGGGACCGCAGCGGCAAGAAGGTCGCCGCGCACAACGACGGCGGCAGGTCGTACGGGAAGATCACCCTGCGCCAGGCCCTCGCCCAGTCGGTGAACACCCCGTTCATGCAGCTCGGCATGGACACCGGCCTGGACAAGGTGCGCCAGACCGCCGAGGCCTCAGGACTGCTGTCCGACAGCATCGGCCCCCAGGTGCCCGCCCTGTCGCTGGGCAGCTCGACGCCGAGCGCGATCCGGATGGCGAGCGGATACGCCACGTTCGCCGCCGACGGCACCCACACGGAGCCGTACTCGGTGCGCCGGATCACTCGCAACGGCGCCCTGGTCGACCTCAACACCCCGGACGCGACGCGCGCGATCGGCGTGCAGGTGGCCCGGGACATCACCGACGCCCTCGCCGACTCCTACCGGCTCGCCCACCCGGCAACGGCCGCCGCCCGGCCAGGGACGGCCGCAAAGGCCGGCACCGCGACCGCGGGCACCACCGCCGGTACCGCCGCCGGCAAGGACACCGCCGGCAAGGACATCGCCGCCTGGTACGCCGGCACCGCCGACTCCGTCTCCACGGCGGTCGTCGTCTACCGGATGGACCTGGCGAAGTCCCTCGCGCCCCTGCCCCTGGAGGGACTGGCGGGAACCTCCACCGACAACGTGCCGTACAACCTCTGGGCGGCCGCGCTGGGTCTTGGCTGA
- a CDS encoding amidase domain-containing protein — MVAAVALVPDWSAGAAVTNDPTVDAATKATFQRLADAVFTDRTQALVDGAGSAGTRHTSGFRGSVRLSGGQTHEQSTALGRLRARKSLLAKLGEKYSAGSTKVTLDATEVHGRRAKVAVTETTTLTYEKPAAKGPKTTGFQAHHELSFKAGSSGDWQLTGIKDTDDGYLAVNQVATPSVAKAKTTPADDSPPDAPRAATSWPAPASPKNLTGGAYDYKAMVAYAQKYWSHYNPDYPDYNGEADGGDCTNFVSQSLKAGGWKHVPGYTNDFHKWFGTADIQSDSFVGVNEFSWFALSSKRVTPLADVYQADLGDVIQMDFNRDGSKDHSMIVTYRDRYGVPYVTYHSTNTYNRSVASLVASYPNAYFYAYRT; from the coding sequence GTGGTCGCCGCGGTGGCCCTGGTGCCCGACTGGAGCGCGGGCGCGGCGGTCACCAACGACCCGACGGTGGACGCGGCCACCAAGGCGACCTTCCAGCGGCTGGCCGACGCGGTCTTCACCGACCGCACCCAGGCCCTCGTGGACGGCGCCGGCAGCGCGGGCACGCGGCACACGTCCGGCTTCCGCGGGTCCGTGCGGCTGTCCGGGGGGCAGACCCACGAACAGAGCACCGCCCTGGGCCGGCTGCGCGCCCGCAAGAGCCTGCTCGCCAAGCTCGGCGAGAAGTACAGCGCGGGCAGCACGAAGGTCACGCTCGACGCGACCGAGGTGCACGGCCGGCGCGCCAAGGTCGCGGTCACCGAGACCACGACCCTGACCTACGAGAAGCCGGCGGCCAAGGGACCGAAGACCACCGGCTTCCAGGCCCACCACGAACTGTCCTTCAAGGCCGGCAGCAGCGGGGACTGGCAGCTGACCGGCATCAAGGACACCGACGACGGCTATCTCGCCGTCAACCAGGTCGCCACGCCGTCGGTCGCCAAGGCGAAGACCACCCCCGCCGACGACAGCCCGCCGGACGCGCCCCGCGCGGCCACCAGCTGGCCCGCACCGGCCAGCCCGAAGAACCTCACCGGTGGCGCCTACGACTACAAGGCCATGGTGGCGTACGCGCAGAAGTACTGGAGCCACTACAACCCGGACTACCCGGACTACAACGGCGAGGCCGACGGCGGTGACTGCACCAACTTCGTCAGCCAGTCACTGAAGGCGGGCGGCTGGAAGCACGTCCCGGGCTACACGAACGACTTCCACAAGTGGTTCGGCACCGCCGACATCCAGTCCGACTCGTTCGTCGGCGTCAACGAGTTCTCCTGGTTCGCCCTGTCCTCCAAGCGCGTCACGCCGCTGGCCGACGTCTACCAGGCGGACCTCGGCGACGTGATCCAGATGGACTTCAACCGGGACGGGTCCAAGGACCACTCGATGATCGTCACCTACCGCGACCGTTACGGCGTGCCGTACGTGACGTACCACTCCACCAACACCTACAACCGGTCGGTGGCGAGCCTCGTCGCGTCCTACCCGAACGCGTACTTCTACGCCTACCGCACCTGA
- a CDS encoding DUF4383 domain-containing protein — protein MATHAVHTKPRRRIQFDQHLPVDHRLNTVYRIGAGLIGAFLVVFGVLGLINHIGFFNTGGATVAGLNTNGTLSVLSIVVGAILLVGMVLGGNVASTLNMVFGVLFLLNGFLFLGLLDTTSNFLAFKIQNVFFSFIVGLLLMTFGMYGRVGSTLPHDNPYWRARHPEGSRPEGHAPDQVR, from the coding sequence ATGGCCACACACGCAGTGCACACGAAGCCGCGTCGGCGGATTCAGTTCGATCAGCATCTGCCCGTCGACCACCGGCTCAACACGGTCTACCGGATCGGCGCGGGCCTGATCGGCGCGTTCCTCGTCGTCTTCGGCGTCCTGGGTCTGATCAACCACATCGGCTTCTTCAACACCGGCGGCGCGACGGTCGCGGGGCTGAACACCAACGGCACGCTGAGCGTGCTGTCGATCGTCGTCGGGGCGATCCTGCTCGTCGGCATGGTGCTCGGCGGCAACGTCGCCTCCACGCTGAACATGGTGTTCGGGGTGCTGTTCCTGCTGAACGGCTTCCTGTTCCTGGGCCTGCTGGACACGACGTCCAACTTCCTGGCGTTCAAGATCCAGAACGTGTTCTTCAGCTTCATCGTGGGCCTGCTGCTGATGACCTTCGGCATGTACGGCAGGGTCGGCTCGACCCTGCCGCACGACAACCCCTACTGGCGGGCCCGCCATCCCGAGGGGAGCCGGCCTGAGGGGCACGCACCGGATCAGGTGCGGTAG
- a CDS encoding DUF4097 family beta strand repeat-containing protein translates to MARSIAVRTAAMAVVTAALVATVSACGASASDDKHPDHRSFALGGRTLTVDSDDAALEIVAAQGNKAGTVQVTRWFKGKVVVGGGPKVSWSFQDDRLKLRMQCSGFIADCSAKYRIEVPRGIGLKVTDSNGSVQAQGFADPVSIRSSNGSVHVTDSTGPLQLHSSNGAVRAQAASRQVRAETSNGAVDLDLSGIPDLVDAHSSNGAVTITVPHADYRVRADSTNGKVTVSVPRSDTSPHTVTAGSSNGRITVRTAN, encoded by the coding sequence ATGGCCCGTTCCATCGCCGTCCGCACTGCCGCCATGGCCGTCGTCACCGCGGCGCTCGTCGCGACAGTGAGCGCCTGCGGCGCCTCGGCCAGTGACGACAAGCACCCCGACCACCGCTCCTTCGCGCTGGGCGGCCGCACCCTCACCGTCGACTCGGACGACGCGGCCCTGGAGATAGTCGCCGCGCAGGGCAACAAGGCGGGCACGGTCCAGGTCACCCGGTGGTTCAAGGGGAAGGTCGTCGTCGGCGGCGGCCCCAAGGTGAGCTGGTCCTTCCAGGACGACCGGCTGAAGCTGCGCATGCAGTGCTCCGGGTTCATCGCCGACTGCTCGGCCAAGTACCGCATCGAGGTGCCGCGCGGCATCGGCCTGAAGGTGACCGACAGCAACGGAAGCGTGCAGGCACAGGGATTCGCGGACCCGGTCAGCATCCGCAGCAGCAACGGCTCCGTGCACGTCACCGACTCCACCGGCCCGCTCCAGCTGCACTCCAGCAACGGCGCGGTGCGCGCACAGGCCGCCTCCCGCCAGGTCCGGGCCGAGACGAGCAACGGCGCGGTGGACCTCGACCTGAGCGGCATACCCGACCTGGTGGACGCCCACAGCAGCAACGGCGCCGTGACGATCACCGTGCCGCACGCCGACTACCGCGTCCGGGCCGACTCGACCAACGGCAAGGTCACGGTGTCCGTGCCGCGGTCCGACACCAGCCCGCACACGGTGACGGCCGGCTCGTCCAACGGCAGGATCACGGTCCGTACGGCGAACTGA